A genomic segment from Nicotiana sylvestris chromosome 1, ASM39365v2, whole genome shotgun sequence encodes:
- the LOC104238836 gene encoding basic leucine zipper 23-like → MMADGELEFSNQEMLSSSNFGEFSSSMDSFFNEILKDTHACTHAHTCNPPGPDNSHTHTCYHVHTKFVPPSEEDEDKNPSDDTAESSEKKGKKRPVGNKEAVRKYREKKKARAASLEDEVIRLRAINQQLFKRLQGQAVLEAEVARLKCLLVDIRGRIEGEIGSFPYQKPMKSGNVYQNVVNPNIPGSYVVNSCNLQCDDQVYCLHPGAEVKSSDGTVLNGQGFNNCEFETLQCLGNQTSGMEEVPCPMDNGTPTPTANTSGRSKRKGGARTTTAS, encoded by the exons ATGATGGCTGACGGAGAGCTGGAATTTTCTAACCAAGAAATGTTATCAAGTTCGAATTTTGGTGAATTTAGTAGTTCCATGGACAGCTTTTTCAATGAGATTCTCAAGGATACGCATGCCTGCACTCACGCCCACACTTGCAACCCGCCTGGCCCTGATAATTCTCATACACACACTTGTTACCATGTTCACACCAAATTCGTGCCTCCCTCAGAGGAGGACGAGGATAAGAACCCCAGTGATGATACTGCAGAGTCTTCagagaagaaaggaaagaaaCGACCTGTGGGTAATAAGGAAGCCGTTCGCAAGTATCGTGAGAAAAAGAAAGCTCGGGCTGCTTCATTGGAGGATGAGGTTATCAGATTGAGGGCTATAAATCAGCAACTATTCAAGAGGCTGCAGGGTCAGGCTGTATTGGAAGCTGAGGTTGCTAGGCTCAAGTGCTTGCTTGTCGACATCCGAGGAAGGATTGAAGGGGAAATTGGATCATTTCCATACCAGAAGCCGATGAAGAGTGGCAATGTATATCAGAACGTAGTTAATCCTAATATTCCTGGATCATATGTGGTGAACTCTTGCAACCTACAATGTGATGATCAGGTTTATTGCCTCCATCCAGGTGCAGAAGTTAAAAGCTCAGACGGCACTGTATTAAATGGACAAGGCTTCAATAACTGTGAATTTGAGACTCTCCAATGCTTGGGTAATCAAACCTCTGGAATGGAGGAGGTTCCTTGTCCTATGGATAATGGCACACCTACTCCTACTGCCAACACTTCTGGTCGAAGCAAGAGAAAAG GAGGCGCACGTACAACAACAGCAAGTTGA